The following are encoded in a window of Nomia melanderi isolate GNS246 chromosome 6, iyNomMela1, whole genome shotgun sequence genomic DNA:
- the POLDIP2 gene encoding DNA polymerase delta interacting protein 2 has translation MELSRNLITCKLKCYLLKVPKKSYLYQVRHIRLAEVGKLETPKLQGKYETGQLILHRVFGYRGVILFPWAARVYDRDIPNKRDENTNDNFNSVEREIKGRTHTFYQVLIDQRDCPYIRAQTEAVTFLGNQESSRSLYAIPGLDYVAHEDVLPYTTNEETALQHELFDKFLMYKPDQDPCFVAQDTLKAWQKKNHPWLELSDVHKETTENIRVTVIPFYMGCRGSQNATVHWWRYCIRLENLGDLSVQLRERHWRIFSLSGTLETVRGRGVVGQEPILSKVLPAFQYSSHVSLQAASGHMWGTFRMEREDGYAFDCRIPPFSLESKAEDPLSPNISS, from the exons ATGGAACTTTCGCGAAATTTAATTACTTgcaaattgaaatgttaccttcttAAAGTACCGAAAAAATCTTATTTATATCAAGTAAGACATATCAG ATTGGCTGAAGTAGGAAAGTTGGAAACACCAAAATTACAAGGAAAATATGAAACTGGCCAACTAATTTTGCATAGAGTATTTGGTTATCGTGGAGTAATATTATTTCCATGGGCAGCAAGAGTTTATGACAGAGATATTCCGAACAAAAGAGACGA AAAtacaaatgataattttaatagcgtggaaagagaaataaaaggtAGAACTCATACATTTTACCAGGTATTAATTGACCAGAGAGATTGTCCTTACATA CGTGCTCAAACAGAAGCTGTAACATTTTTGGGGAACCAGGAAAGTAGTCGCAGCTTATATGCGATACCAGGGTTAGATTATGTTGCTCATGAAGATGTTTTACCTTATACAACAAACGAAGAGACTGCATTGCAACATGAACTTTTTGATAAATTTCTAATGTATAAACCAGATCAAGATCCATGTTTCGTTGCACAAGATACTCTTAAGGCATGGCAAAAAAAGAATCATCCTTGGTTGGAATTATCAGATGTACATAAAGAAACTACAGAAAATATTCGTGTTACTGTCATACCATTTTATATGGGTTGTAGAGGAAGTCAAAATGCAACAGTACATTGG TGGCGATATTGCATTCGTTTGGAGAATTTGGGTGATCTGAGTGTACAGTTACGCGAAAGACATTGGAGAATATTTAGTCTTTCTGGAACATTGGAAACTGTTAGAGGAAGAGGTGTAGTTGGGCAAGAACCTATTTTATCAAAAGTCTTACCTGCTTTTCAATACAGTAGTCACGTAAGTTTACAAGCTGCAAGTGGACATATGTG GGGAACATTCAGAATGGAGAGGGAAGATGGATATGCATTTGATTGTAGAATTCCACCTTTCTCTTTAGAATCCAAAGCAGAAGACCCACTTTCACCAAATATAAgttcataa
- the LOC116427542 gene encoding bleomycin hydrolase isoform X1, protein MVASGALTPEIVSQLRAKFYEDNRNILAQNICTKTHPIEACISRKVLEETQHVFTHKIETEGKPVTNQKRTGRCWLFSILNVIRPAFMKQYNLDEFEFSQAYLFFWDKVERCNYFLHNIVKSAKRGETVEGRLMSFLLRDPVSDGGQWEMIVNLINRYGLVPKVCFPESYSSESSSYMNTILKGKLREYCKILRDMVFNGSSDKELEDQILEQMVVIYRIIGICLGIPSETITWEYYNKSKNYNCIGPITPVEFYEKYVKPCYNVNDKVCLVTDPRPSNPYRKLYTIDYLGNVVGGKPTLYNNQPPALLMELSAESIKQNEPVWFGCDVNKRIIGKQGIDDIKAYDFELMFGTDIEVNLTKADRLLYGDSMMVHAMAFTAVSIDNDNKIKKFRVENSWGDDQGQKGYQLLTAEWFHEYVFEVVIDKKLVPADILDVFKQEPIILPAWDPMGTLAH, encoded by the exons ATGGTTGCCT CAGGTGCTCTTACGCCAGAAATAGTAAGCCAATTACGTGCAAAATTTTATGAAGATAATCGCAATATTTTAGCACAAAACATATGTACGAAAACACATCCCATAGAGGCTTGTATTTCAAGAAAAGTTTTAGAGGAAACACAGCACGTCTTCACTCACAAGATTGAAACAGAAGGGAAACCTGTGACAAATCAGAAACGTACAGGACGATGTtggttattttcaatattaaatgtcatACGACCTGCATTTATGAAGCAATATAATCTGGATGAATTTGAATTTAGTCAAGCATATCTATTTTTCTGGGATAAG gtTGAGCGGTGTAATTACTTTCTtcataatattgtaaaaagtgCTAAGCGAGGTGAAACAGTAGAAGGTCGCTTGATGTCATTTTTATTACGTGATCCTGTATCCGATGGAGGACAATGGGAAATGATTGTTAATCTTATAAATCGTTACGGTCTTGTCCCTAAAGTTTGCTTCCCTGAATCATACAGTTCTGAATCTAGTTCTTATATGAATACTATCTTAAAAGGTAAATTAAGAgaatactgtaaaatattaaGAGACATGGTATTTAATGGTTCATCGGACAAAGAACTAGAAGATCAGATTCTAGAACAGATGGTCGTAATTTATCGAATAATTGGAATCTGTTTGGGCATTCCATCAGAAACGATTACTtgggaatattataataaatcgaaaaattataattgtattggTCCAATTACACCAgtggaattttatgaaaaatatgtaaaaccatgttataatgttaatgacaaagtatgtTTAGTAACAGATCCAAGACCATCTAATCCGTATAGAAAACTTTATACAATAGACTATTTGGGAAATGTAGTAGGTGGAAAACCAACATTATATAATAACCAACCACCTGCATTGttaatggaattatctgcagaaagtataaaacaaaatgaaccTGTATGGTTTGGATGTGATGTAAACAAACGAATAATAGGCAAGCAGGGTATTGACGACATAAAAGCATATGATTTTGAATTAATGTTTGGAACAGATATAGAAGTCAACCTTACAAAAGCAGATAGATTGCTTTATGGAGATTCTATGATGGTTCATGCAATGGCATTTACTGCCGTTTCAATTGAT AATGATAACAAAATTAAGAAGTTTCGAGTAGAAAATTCATGGGGAGATGATCAAGGACAGAAAGGATATCAGTTATTAACGGCCGAATGGTTTCATGAATATGTTTTTGAAGTAGTTATTGATAAAAAATTAGTACCTGCAGATATTCTGGATGTATTTAAACAGGAACCTATTATTTTACCTGCATGGGATCCTATGGGTACTCTTGCTCACTGA
- the LOC116427542 gene encoding bleomycin hydrolase isoform X2: MVACALTPEIVSQLRAKFYEDNRNILAQNICTKTHPIEACISRKVLEETQHVFTHKIETEGKPVTNQKRTGRCWLFSILNVIRPAFMKQYNLDEFEFSQAYLFFWDKVERCNYFLHNIVKSAKRGETVEGRLMSFLLRDPVSDGGQWEMIVNLINRYGLVPKVCFPESYSSESSSYMNTILKGKLREYCKILRDMVFNGSSDKELEDQILEQMVVIYRIIGICLGIPSETITWEYYNKSKNYNCIGPITPVEFYEKYVKPCYNVNDKVCLVTDPRPSNPYRKLYTIDYLGNVVGGKPTLYNNQPPALLMELSAESIKQNEPVWFGCDVNKRIIGKQGIDDIKAYDFELMFGTDIEVNLTKADRLLYGDSMMVHAMAFTAVSIDNDNKIKKFRVENSWGDDQGQKGYQLLTAEWFHEYVFEVVIDKKLVPADILDVFKQEPIILPAWDPMGTLAH; encoded by the exons ATGGTTGCCT GTGCTCTTACGCCAGAAATAGTAAGCCAATTACGTGCAAAATTTTATGAAGATAATCGCAATATTTTAGCACAAAACATATGTACGAAAACACATCCCATAGAGGCTTGTATTTCAAGAAAAGTTTTAGAGGAAACACAGCACGTCTTCACTCACAAGATTGAAACAGAAGGGAAACCTGTGACAAATCAGAAACGTACAGGACGATGTtggttattttcaatattaaatgtcatACGACCTGCATTTATGAAGCAATATAATCTGGATGAATTTGAATTTAGTCAAGCATATCTATTTTTCTGGGATAAG gtTGAGCGGTGTAATTACTTTCTtcataatattgtaaaaagtgCTAAGCGAGGTGAAACAGTAGAAGGTCGCTTGATGTCATTTTTATTACGTGATCCTGTATCCGATGGAGGACAATGGGAAATGATTGTTAATCTTATAAATCGTTACGGTCTTGTCCCTAAAGTTTGCTTCCCTGAATCATACAGTTCTGAATCTAGTTCTTATATGAATACTATCTTAAAAGGTAAATTAAGAgaatactgtaaaatattaaGAGACATGGTATTTAATGGTTCATCGGACAAAGAACTAGAAGATCAGATTCTAGAACAGATGGTCGTAATTTATCGAATAATTGGAATCTGTTTGGGCATTCCATCAGAAACGATTACTtgggaatattataataaatcgaaaaattataattgtattggTCCAATTACACCAgtggaattttatgaaaaatatgtaaaaccatgttataatgttaatgacaaagtatgtTTAGTAACAGATCCAAGACCATCTAATCCGTATAGAAAACTTTATACAATAGACTATTTGGGAAATGTAGTAGGTGGAAAACCAACATTATATAATAACCAACCACCTGCATTGttaatggaattatctgcagaaagtataaaacaaaatgaaccTGTATGGTTTGGATGTGATGTAAACAAACGAATAATAGGCAAGCAGGGTATTGACGACATAAAAGCATATGATTTTGAATTAATGTTTGGAACAGATATAGAAGTCAACCTTACAAAAGCAGATAGATTGCTTTATGGAGATTCTATGATGGTTCATGCAATGGCATTTACTGCCGTTTCAATTGAT AATGATAACAAAATTAAGAAGTTTCGAGTAGAAAATTCATGGGGAGATGATCAAGGACAGAAAGGATATCAGTTATTAACGGCCGAATGGTTTCATGAATATGTTTTTGAAGTAGTTATTGATAAAAAATTAGTACCTGCAGATATTCTGGATGTATTTAAACAGGAACCTATTATTTTACCTGCATGGGATCCTATGGGTACTCTTGCTCACTGA
- the LOC116427558 gene encoding uncharacterized protein LOC116427558: protein MDYSIKLIIHKGSTIFDSVIITSYSTTRYEQKIKDNRNKDEINSNIKINTISLNKRGYNAYLVSAYVMALINSQTYHRAAFKKLQTWLIHRIPGEINSRIILMKLCTPKKQFLDYKWNDRITQMVLERREVDHAMSWLSTLGGAFSALGEEFQHCAEIAGKISVKQLELAMRLGDPHLVARCKLYAALSLIQQGQLRIPKIIVRNIYKFSINQNDVRLQNMCHGIWAKLKYCYKTKKEWYRLY, encoded by the exons ATGGATTATTCAATAAAGTTGATTATACATAAAGGAAGCACAATTTTTGACAGTGTTATTATTACATCTTATTCCACAACAAGAtatgaacaaaaaataaaagataacagaaataaagatgaaataaatagtaacataaaaataaatactatttctttaaacaaaagAGGATATAATGCTTATCTTGTGTCAGCTTATGTTATGGCATTAATAAATTCACAAACATATCATAGAGctgcatttaaaaaattgcaaacatGGTTAATACACAGAATTCCAGGTGAAATAAATTCAaggataattttaatgaaactatgtacaccaaagaaacaatttttagaTTACAAAtg GAATGATAGGATAACACAAATGGTATTAGAGAGAAGAGAAGTGGATCATGCCATGTCTTGGTTATCTACTTTAGGTGGAGCATTTTCTGCTTTAGGAGAAGAATTTCAACACTGT gcTGAAATAGCAggaaaaatttcagtaaagcAGTTGGAATTAGCAATGCGTCTTGGAGATCCCCATTTGGTTGCACGTTGTAAATTATATGCCGCATTAAGTTTAATCCAACAAGGCCAATTAAGAATACCAAAAATAatagtaagaaatatttataaattttcaattaatcagAATGATGTTCGCTTGCAAAACATGTGTCATGGTATATGggctaaattaaaatattgttacaaaacaaaaaaagaatggTATAGACTATATTAG